From one Triticum aestivum cultivar Chinese Spring chromosome 4B, IWGSC CS RefSeq v2.1, whole genome shotgun sequence genomic stretch:
- the LOC123091961 gene encoding nuclear pore complex protein NUP93A isoform X1: protein MAGVGADGGGDTEMGGWSELLNTSTKLLEQAAPTPHFPTLQRNLDQLEVLSTKLKAKTIRAEAPSQSLSATRLLAREGINAEQLTRDLKSFELKTTFEDVFPSEATSVEEYLQQLHEMAIVSSIQGAQKDNLKSFNNYMMQVLEDDWQKEKRDFLQSLSRLSTLPKRNTNLAGGLSRYALMPSSASSPQASSGLPAAEVMPIPNKTIIDSKSSVYAGVVKDLNDARGRSLPFSPATAFRAAYESLSLDATGLKSVTMQKVWHLIQALVGEGLTHRNVSTKMSLVVGARRHLEWGHEKYIIETINSQPALAALGGSVGNLQKIRAFLRVRLRDHGVLDFDASDLRRQPPVDTTWQQIYFCLRTGYYDEARQVAQSSRAAYNFAPLLAEWITTNGAVSSETALTASEECEKMLRMGDRPGRPGYDRKKLLLYAIICGCRRQIDRLLKDLPTLFNTIEDFLWFKLSALREYSSASSSNVASEGLVPYMLEDLQNYLNKFEPSYYTKNGKDPLVYPYILLLSIQSLPAILYLSKEVGEEGYHVDAVHISITLADHGILPEGVGSGQKMGVMDACAEADSIIWQYGSIYLRNGNLDLALEYYAQAAAAMGGGEVSWIGQGNADQQRQRSSMLKQLLTEILLRDGGIQLLLGPSGMGEEGELKKYMMDWRSRQQFLLEAAHRCQEAGLYDKSVEIHKRVGAFAMALQTVNKCLSDAVCALAQNMLDGESRAVALIQSGNEILETARYSSEASVQDKDLISEQQIILRQLEAILHIYRLARAGQTVDALRETIKLPFLHLDPQSSNVSVDVFRNLSPHVQACVPDLLKVALNCMDNVRDTDGTLRAVKSKIANLVASNMSKNWPQDLYQKVAQCI, encoded by the exons ATGGCCggcgtcggcgccgacggcggagGAGACACGGAGATGGGTGGCTGGTCAGAGCTGCTCAACACCTCCACCAAGCTCCTCGAGCAGGCCGCCCCCACCCCTCACTTCCCTACCCTCCAG AGGAACCTGGACCAGCTCGAGGTGCTCTCCACGAAGCTTAAGGCCAAGACGATCCGCGCCGAGGCGCCGTCGCAGTCGCTCTCCGCCACCAG GTTGCTGGCGCGCGAGGGGATCAATGCGGAGCAGCTCACCAGGGACCTCAAGTCATTTGAACTCAAG ACCACCTTTGAGGATGTTTTTCCGTCAGAAGCAACTTCTGTCGAGGAATACCTGCAACAG CTTCATGAAATGGCAATTGTCTCATCCATCCAAGGAGCACAAAAGGACAACTTAAAGAGTTTTAACAATTATATGATGCAAGTTCTTGAG GATGACTGGCAGAAGGAGAAGAGAGATTTCTTGCAGAGTCTAAGCCGACTTTCTACATTACCAAAGAGAAACACCAATCTAGCTGGTGGTCTGTCTCGTTATGCTCTGATGCCATCTTCAGCTTCCAGTCCTCAAGCTTCATCAGGGCTGCCCGCTGCGGAAGTCATGCCCATACCTAACAAGACCATAATTGATAGTAAATCTTCAGTTTATGCGGGGGTTGTGAAGGATCTCAACGACGCTAGAGGACGCAGTCTGCCTTTCAGT cctgctacagctttCAGAGCTGCCTACGAGTCCTTGTCTCTTGATGCTACTGGCTTGAAGTCAGTGACCATGCAGAAAGTGTGGCATTTGATTCAG GCATTAGTAGGGGAAGGGTTAACTCATAGAAACGTTTCAACAAAAATGTCACTAGTGGTTGGAGCAAGGCGACACCTTGAATGGGGTCATGAGAAGTACATTATTGAGACCATCAACAGCCAGCCAGCACTA GCTGCTCTTGGTGGATCGGTTGGCAATCTTCAAAAGATTCGTGCATTTCTTCGG GTCCGGTTGCGGGATCATGGCGTGTTAGACTTTGATGCAAGTGACCTTCGCAGACAGCCACCAGTGGATACAACATGGCAGCAG ATTTATTTCTGCTTAAGAACTGGGTATTATGATGAAGCAAGGCAAGTTGCTCAATCATCTCGTGCTGCTTACAACTTCGCCCCTCTG CTTGCAGAATGGATTACTACTAATGGTGCTGTATCATCAGAGACCGCTCTGACAGCTTCTGAGGAATGTGAAAAAATGCTCAGAATGGGTGACCGACCAGGGCGTCCTGGTTATGATAGGAAGAAGTTGCTTCTTTATGCCATAATTTGTGGCTGTCGACGGCAAATTGACAGATTACTTAAAGATCTGCCAACACTTTTCAATACTATAGAGGATTTCTTGTGGTTCAAGTTGTCAGCTCTGCGGGAATACTCCAGTGCATCTTCTTCTAATGTTGCGAGTGAAGGCTTGGTTCCTTATATGCTGGAGGATTTACAAAATTATCTGAACAAATTTGAGCCATCATATTATACAAAAAATGGAAAAGACCCCTTGGTCTATCCCTATATTCTACTCTTAAGCATCCAATCACTCCCAGCAATTCTTTATTTGTCTAAAGAAGTTGGAGAGGAAGGGTACCATGTTGATGCTGTGCATATTTCAATTACTCTAGCTGATCATGGTATTCTCCCTGAGGGAGTTGGATCAGGCCAGAAGATGGGTGTAATGGATGCTTGCGCAGAAGCTGACAGTATTATATGGCAATATGGCTCTATTTACTTGCGCAATGGCAACCTTGATTTGGCCTTGGAGTATTATGCACAGGCTGCTGCTGCAATGGGTGGAGGAGAGGTATCATGGATTGGTCAAGGGAATGCTGATCAACAACGTCAACGAAGTTCAATGTTGAAGCAACTGCTCACAGAGATATTACTAAGGGACGGTGGTATTCAACTTCTGCTTGGTCCAAGTGGAATGGGAGAAGAAGGAGAACTAAAAAAGTATATGATGGATTGGAGAAGTAGGCAGCAATTCTTGCTTGAAGCCGCCCATCGGTGTCAAGAGGCAGGGCTCTATGACAAA TCAGTGGAAATTCACAAAAGAGTTGGAGCCTTTGCCATGGCACTTCAGACAGTAAACAAGTGTCTATCGGATGCAGTATGTGCCCTGGCACAAAATATGTTAGATGGCGAAAGCCGTGCTGTTGCTCTAATTCAATCTGGCAATGAAATTTTGGAGACAGCCAGATATTCTTCTGAAGCCAG TGTTCAAGACAAGGATCTCATTTCTGAACAGCAAATTATACTGAGACAGCTTGAAGCTATTCTTCACATTTATAGGCTAGCTCGTGCTGGACAAACTGTTGACGCTCTGAGGGAAACCATCAAACTTCCATTTCTTCATTTGGATCCACAGTCTTCGAATGTATCAGTCGATGTATTCAGGAATTTATCACCCCATGTTCAAGCTTGTGTGCCAGATCTCCTGAAGGTTGCTCTAAACTGCATGGACAATGTTAGAGATACCGATGGGACCCTGCGTGCTGTCAAGTCAAAG ATTGCGAACCTTGTGGCAAGCAACATGAGCAAGAATTGGCCACAGGATTTGTACCAGAAGGTGGCTCAGTGCATATGA
- the LOC123091961 gene encoding nuclear pore complex protein NUP93A isoform X2 yields MAGVGADGGGDTEMGGWSELLNTSTKLLEQAAPTPHFPTLQRNLDQLEVLSTKLKAKTIRAEAPSQSLSATRLLAREGINAEQLTRDLKSFELKTTFEDVFPSEATSVEEYLQQLHEMAIVSSIQGAQKDNLKSFNNYMMQVLEKEKRDFLQSLSRLSTLPKRNTNLAGGLSRYALMPSSASSPQASSGLPAAEVMPIPNKTIIDSKSSVYAGVVKDLNDARGRSLPFSPATAFRAAYESLSLDATGLKSVTMQKVWHLIQALVGEGLTHRNVSTKMSLVVGARRHLEWGHEKYIIETINSQPALAALGGSVGNLQKIRAFLRVRLRDHGVLDFDASDLRRQPPVDTTWQQIYFCLRTGYYDEARQVAQSSRAAYNFAPLLAEWITTNGAVSSETALTASEECEKMLRMGDRPGRPGYDRKKLLLYAIICGCRRQIDRLLKDLPTLFNTIEDFLWFKLSALREYSSASSSNVASEGLVPYMLEDLQNYLNKFEPSYYTKNGKDPLVYPYILLLSIQSLPAILYLSKEVGEEGYHVDAVHISITLADHGILPEGVGSGQKMGVMDACAEADSIIWQYGSIYLRNGNLDLALEYYAQAAAAMGGGEVSWIGQGNADQQRQRSSMLKQLLTEILLRDGGIQLLLGPSGMGEEGELKKYMMDWRSRQQFLLEAAHRCQEAGLYDKSVEIHKRVGAFAMALQTVNKCLSDAVCALAQNMLDGESRAVALIQSGNEILETARYSSEASVQDKDLISEQQIILRQLEAILHIYRLARAGQTVDALRETIKLPFLHLDPQSSNVSVDVFRNLSPHVQACVPDLLKVALNCMDNVRDTDGTLRAVKSKIANLVASNMSKNWPQDLYQKVAQCI; encoded by the exons ATGGCCggcgtcggcgccgacggcggagGAGACACGGAGATGGGTGGCTGGTCAGAGCTGCTCAACACCTCCACCAAGCTCCTCGAGCAGGCCGCCCCCACCCCTCACTTCCCTACCCTCCAG AGGAACCTGGACCAGCTCGAGGTGCTCTCCACGAAGCTTAAGGCCAAGACGATCCGCGCCGAGGCGCCGTCGCAGTCGCTCTCCGCCACCAG GTTGCTGGCGCGCGAGGGGATCAATGCGGAGCAGCTCACCAGGGACCTCAAGTCATTTGAACTCAAG ACCACCTTTGAGGATGTTTTTCCGTCAGAAGCAACTTCTGTCGAGGAATACCTGCAACAG CTTCATGAAATGGCAATTGTCTCATCCATCCAAGGAGCACAAAAGGACAACTTAAAGAGTTTTAACAATTATATGATGCAAGTTCTTGAG AAGGAGAAGAGAGATTTCTTGCAGAGTCTAAGCCGACTTTCTACATTACCAAAGAGAAACACCAATCTAGCTGGTGGTCTGTCTCGTTATGCTCTGATGCCATCTTCAGCTTCCAGTCCTCAAGCTTCATCAGGGCTGCCCGCTGCGGAAGTCATGCCCATACCTAACAAGACCATAATTGATAGTAAATCTTCAGTTTATGCGGGGGTTGTGAAGGATCTCAACGACGCTAGAGGACGCAGTCTGCCTTTCAGT cctgctacagctttCAGAGCTGCCTACGAGTCCTTGTCTCTTGATGCTACTGGCTTGAAGTCAGTGACCATGCAGAAAGTGTGGCATTTGATTCAG GCATTAGTAGGGGAAGGGTTAACTCATAGAAACGTTTCAACAAAAATGTCACTAGTGGTTGGAGCAAGGCGACACCTTGAATGGGGTCATGAGAAGTACATTATTGAGACCATCAACAGCCAGCCAGCACTA GCTGCTCTTGGTGGATCGGTTGGCAATCTTCAAAAGATTCGTGCATTTCTTCGG GTCCGGTTGCGGGATCATGGCGTGTTAGACTTTGATGCAAGTGACCTTCGCAGACAGCCACCAGTGGATACAACATGGCAGCAG ATTTATTTCTGCTTAAGAACTGGGTATTATGATGAAGCAAGGCAAGTTGCTCAATCATCTCGTGCTGCTTACAACTTCGCCCCTCTG CTTGCAGAATGGATTACTACTAATGGTGCTGTATCATCAGAGACCGCTCTGACAGCTTCTGAGGAATGTGAAAAAATGCTCAGAATGGGTGACCGACCAGGGCGTCCTGGTTATGATAGGAAGAAGTTGCTTCTTTATGCCATAATTTGTGGCTGTCGACGGCAAATTGACAGATTACTTAAAGATCTGCCAACACTTTTCAATACTATAGAGGATTTCTTGTGGTTCAAGTTGTCAGCTCTGCGGGAATACTCCAGTGCATCTTCTTCTAATGTTGCGAGTGAAGGCTTGGTTCCTTATATGCTGGAGGATTTACAAAATTATCTGAACAAATTTGAGCCATCATATTATACAAAAAATGGAAAAGACCCCTTGGTCTATCCCTATATTCTACTCTTAAGCATCCAATCACTCCCAGCAATTCTTTATTTGTCTAAAGAAGTTGGAGAGGAAGGGTACCATGTTGATGCTGTGCATATTTCAATTACTCTAGCTGATCATGGTATTCTCCCTGAGGGAGTTGGATCAGGCCAGAAGATGGGTGTAATGGATGCTTGCGCAGAAGCTGACAGTATTATATGGCAATATGGCTCTATTTACTTGCGCAATGGCAACCTTGATTTGGCCTTGGAGTATTATGCACAGGCTGCTGCTGCAATGGGTGGAGGAGAGGTATCATGGATTGGTCAAGGGAATGCTGATCAACAACGTCAACGAAGTTCAATGTTGAAGCAACTGCTCACAGAGATATTACTAAGGGACGGTGGTATTCAACTTCTGCTTGGTCCAAGTGGAATGGGAGAAGAAGGAGAACTAAAAAAGTATATGATGGATTGGAGAAGTAGGCAGCAATTCTTGCTTGAAGCCGCCCATCGGTGTCAAGAGGCAGGGCTCTATGACAAA TCAGTGGAAATTCACAAAAGAGTTGGAGCCTTTGCCATGGCACTTCAGACAGTAAACAAGTGTCTATCGGATGCAGTATGTGCCCTGGCACAAAATATGTTAGATGGCGAAAGCCGTGCTGTTGCTCTAATTCAATCTGGCAATGAAATTTTGGAGACAGCCAGATATTCTTCTGAAGCCAG TGTTCAAGACAAGGATCTCATTTCTGAACAGCAAATTATACTGAGACAGCTTGAAGCTATTCTTCACATTTATAGGCTAGCTCGTGCTGGACAAACTGTTGACGCTCTGAGGGAAACCATCAAACTTCCATTTCTTCATTTGGATCCACAGTCTTCGAATGTATCAGTCGATGTATTCAGGAATTTATCACCCCATGTTCAAGCTTGTGTGCCAGATCTCCTGAAGGTTGCTCTAAACTGCATGGACAATGTTAGAGATACCGATGGGACCCTGCGTGCTGTCAAGTCAAAG ATTGCGAACCTTGTGGCAAGCAACATGAGCAAGAATTGGCCACAGGATTTGTACCAGAAGGTGGCTCAGTGCATATGA